One region of Termitidicoccus mucosus genomic DNA includes:
- a CDS encoding HEAT repeat domain-containing protein has protein sequence MRAIPHYLLAAALLFATSRLHASAPALAPLAAYDYGQPLAPLIDYENRLHAATPAERAAVGDELLALLDAPGATTAAKRVFIDWLGVAGTGKCAPALARLAANPDYTFNAARSLAAIPGEEAEKALVGLLDHDSNTVRIAAANALGQRRAESAIPSLARLLAPGSQVAADVRAAALDALAQIGTTAAVRALQPLRDSRPFGPEDLPRVRALAAAAANTVRHAPPAEKNAAQEYAKKILLADLHGATAEIKVEIVNTLFTPAPAAPGCNLMGYNPDAADLRPLLAAPEPRLRAAVARGLAASSDPAAVEILRDQFPSLPPDTQLAALNAVASSRNATALPIIETALAADSPALREAAIHAAGACGAGSQLAALVRALGDSENALAAAAQTALQRFPSETASAFLLNQLTTTATGDNTLRIRLLDVLAARQERAVFAQSAAWTSDSDAPLRAAAFATVARLVRPGDLSAVLSLAANIKAGADHREWTRALFDSVALEPDAASAARLLSAQLARSGARERAALIGALTLVNAPGASDTLQSLLAAPDTAVRKETIRALSAAQTPDACKLLLATARNGLAADERTLSLIGAIATLERLDIPAAAKVGEYRAAWSLASRDEERQSIIAAVKKIRAPAAASFLKEIIPADK, from the coding sequence ATGCGTGCCATCCCGCATTACCTACTCGCCGCCGCCCTTTTATTTGCCACCTCCCGGCTCCATGCATCCGCGCCCGCCCTCGCGCCGCTCGCCGCCTATGATTACGGCCAGCCGCTCGCGCCGCTGATTGATTATGAAAACCGGCTCCACGCCGCCACGCCCGCCGAGCGCGCCGCCGTCGGGGACGAGCTGCTCGCGCTGCTTGACGCCCCCGGCGCCACCACCGCCGCGAAACGCGTCTTCATCGACTGGCTCGGCGTGGCCGGCACCGGGAAATGCGCCCCCGCGCTCGCCCGCCTCGCCGCCAATCCTGACTACACTTTCAACGCCGCCCGCTCGCTCGCCGCGATTCCCGGCGAGGAAGCCGAAAAAGCGCTCGTCGGTCTGCTCGACCACGATTCCAACACCGTTCGCATCGCCGCCGCCAACGCCCTCGGCCAGCGCCGCGCGGAAAGCGCGATACCCTCGCTGGCACGGCTCCTCGCTCCCGGCTCCCAAGTCGCCGCCGACGTCCGCGCCGCCGCGCTGGACGCGCTTGCGCAAATCGGCACCACCGCGGCCGTTCGCGCGCTGCAACCCCTCCGCGATAGCCGTCCCTTCGGCCCGGAAGATTTGCCCCGCGTCCGCGCCCTCGCCGCCGCCGCGGCTAACACCGTGCGCCACGCGCCGCCGGCGGAAAAAAACGCCGCGCAAGAATACGCGAAAAAAATTCTCCTCGCCGACCTGCACGGTGCCACCGCCGAAATAAAAGTCGAAATCGTCAACACCCTCTTCACGCCCGCCCCCGCCGCCCCGGGTTGTAACCTAATGGGTTACAATCCCGACGCCGCCGACCTCCGTCCGCTTCTCGCCGCCCCCGAGCCGCGCCTGCGCGCCGCCGTCGCGCGCGGCCTCGCCGCGTCCTCCGACCCGGCGGCCGTGGAAATCCTGCGCGACCAGTTCCCCTCGCTCCCGCCCGACACCCAACTCGCCGCGCTCAACGCCGTCGCCTCCAGCCGCAACGCCACCGCGCTCCCCATCATCGAAACCGCCCTCGCTGCCGACTCGCCCGCGCTTCGCGAAGCCGCCATCCACGCCGCCGGGGCCTGCGGGGCCGGCTCACAACTCGCCGCGCTCGTCCGCGCGCTCGGCGACAGCGAAAACGCCCTCGCCGCCGCCGCGCAGACCGCGCTCCAACGCTTCCCCTCGGAAACCGCCAGCGCCTTCCTGCTCAACCAACTCACCACCACCGCCACCGGCGACAACACGCTCCGCATCCGCCTGCTTGACGTGCTGGCCGCGCGCCAGGAACGCGCCGTCTTCGCGCAATCCGCCGCGTGGACGTCCGATTCCGACGCGCCGCTCCGCGCCGCCGCCTTCGCCACCGTGGCCCGGCTTGTCCGCCCCGGCGATTTGTCCGCCGTGCTTTCGCTCGCCGCCAACATCAAGGCCGGCGCCGACCATCGCGAGTGGACGCGGGCGCTCTTCGATTCCGTCGCGCTCGAACCCGACGCCGCATCCGCGGCGCGGCTCCTTTCCGCCCAACTCGCCCGCTCCGGCGCGCGCGAGCGGGCCGCCCTCATCGGCGCGCTCACCCTCGTGAACGCGCCCGGCGCTTCCGACACCCTGCAATCCCTGCTTGCCGCGCCCGACACCGCCGTCCGCAAGGAAACCATCCGCGCGCTCTCCGCGGCCCAGACGCCGGATGCCTGCAAGCTCCTGCTTGCCACCGCGCGGAACGGCCTCGCCGCCGACGAGCGAACCCTCTCCCTCATCGGAGCCATCGCCACCCTGGAGAGGCTGGACATCCCCGCCGCAGCCAAGGTCGGCGAATACCGCGCCGCCTGGTCCCTCGCCTCCCGCGACGAGGAACGGCAGTCCATCATCGCCGCCGTGAAAAAAATCCGCGCCCCGGCGGCGGCTTCATTCCTCAAGGAAATCATACCTGCCGACAAGTAA
- a CDS encoding Gfo/Idh/MocA family protein, whose protein sequence is MKTASTAAFGLAVGGAGLRAASASADAPAVAAGRRRRYAIVGCGSRHRMYFNAILGNYRQVAELVGVCDMNEGRAKNAQKLAADAGVAIKAYYPSAPNPRTPDFDRIIPEFETMIREAKPDIVIVTTVDAAHDRYLVRAMELGCDTITEKPMTITAEKCQRILDTQKRTGKKVRVTFNYRYSPPRTQVKDILMSGEIGEILSVDFQWLLNTRHGTDYFRRWHSNKKNSGGLMLHKATHHFDLVNWWLSASPVSVTAVGKREFYTPEMIRRMGLSGPHERCMTCPEGKQCGFHIDLAGTPGLRALYLDNESHDGYMRDRCVFRPDIDIEDTMNVVVKYDTGPTLNYTLNAFNAWEGYQIAFNGTQGRLEHSIVEQIYVNGADGDAAQGAIKAGGTKIRVIPLRGEARDHTPWTGTGSHGGGDVVMLDDIFLPNPSADKYQRDSDERGGAASILIGAAANISFKTGETVRIADMVKGFNRPDYPPMPSHTGPVKMPRRLAGNVLDRKRSGSKTPA, encoded by the coding sequence GTGAAAACGGCCTCCACCGCCGCGTTCGGCCTGGCCGTCGGCGGCGCGGGTTTGCGCGCGGCCTCCGCTTCCGCCGACGCGCCCGCCGTTGCCGCCGGACGCCGCCGACGCTATGCCATCGTCGGCTGCGGCAGCCGGCACCGCATGTATTTCAACGCCATCCTCGGAAACTACCGCCAGGTCGCCGAACTCGTCGGCGTGTGCGACATGAACGAAGGCCGCGCCAAGAACGCGCAAAAACTCGCCGCGGACGCCGGCGTCGCGATCAAGGCCTATTATCCCTCCGCGCCCAACCCACGGACGCCGGACTTCGACCGCATCATCCCGGAATTCGAAACCATGATCCGGGAGGCCAAACCCGACATCGTCATCGTCACCACGGTGGACGCCGCGCACGACCGCTACCTCGTCCGCGCCATGGAGCTGGGCTGCGACACCATCACGGAAAAGCCGATGACCATCACCGCCGAGAAATGCCAGCGCATCCTCGACACGCAAAAACGCACCGGCAAAAAAGTCCGCGTCACCTTCAACTACCGCTACTCCCCGCCGCGCACCCAGGTGAAGGACATCCTCATGTCCGGCGAGATCGGCGAGATCCTCTCCGTCGATTTCCAATGGCTGCTCAACACCCGCCACGGCACCGACTATTTCCGCCGCTGGCACAGCAACAAGAAAAACTCCGGCGGCCTCATGCTGCACAAGGCCACGCACCATTTCGACCTCGTCAACTGGTGGCTCAGCGCCTCGCCCGTCTCGGTCACCGCCGTCGGCAAGCGCGAATTCTACACGCCCGAAATGATCCGGCGCATGGGGCTGAGTGGTCCGCACGAGCGCTGCATGACCTGCCCCGAGGGGAAACAATGCGGGTTCCACATCGACCTGGCCGGCACCCCCGGCCTGCGCGCCCTCTATCTCGACAACGAAAGCCACGACGGCTACATGCGCGACCGCTGTGTGTTCCGGCCCGACATCGACATCGAGGACACGATGAACGTCGTCGTGAAATACGACACCGGCCCCACGCTCAACTACACGCTCAACGCCTTCAACGCATGGGAGGGCTACCAGATCGCCTTCAACGGCACGCAGGGCCGGCTCGAGCATTCCATCGTCGAGCAAATCTACGTGAACGGGGCCGACGGCGACGCCGCGCAGGGCGCGATCAAGGCCGGCGGCACGAAAATCCGCGTCATCCCGCTCCGCGGCGAGGCGCGCGACCACACGCCGTGGACCGGCACCGGCAGCCACGGCGGCGGTGATGTCGTCATGCTCGACGACATTTTCCTGCCGAATCCCTCCGCCGACAAATACCAGCGCGATTCCGACGAACGCGGCGGCGCGGCCTCCATCCTCATCGGCGCGGCGGCCAACATCAGCTTCAAGACCGGGGAAACCGTCCGGATCGCCGACATGGTGAAGGGCTTCAACCGCCCCGACTACCCGCCGATGCCCTCGCACACGGGGCCGGTGAAGATGCCGCGCCGGCTCGCCGGCAATGTCCTCGACCGCAAACGGTCCGGGTCAAAAACCCCAGCCTGA
- a CDS encoding methyl-accepting chemotaxis protein, producing the protein MITTPAMTSEPHGVAATPERISELSGLLQSRIKATVTEIERINLNTRLLAFNAQIEAARAGVAGISFNVVSGEMVKLAESIQQATSTIAKESESLAGELAAISRELATSVRGTRLADLAYTNIELIDRNLYERSCDCRWWATDGAVVSVLEGGHGDASVVASSEERLAVILKAYTVYFDIVVADTKGRIVANGHPGLYKVKGLDCSSEPWFVTAMGKASGDDFGFQSVHASALAAQQRALIYSCKVGRGGRADRETIGVLGVVFRWDALAQTIVNATPIDPESRAKTLIAIVDDERRILAATDEALLGKSFETADAEEIFSREKTSMVGTVFGRPALIAHALSPGYETYRTGWHSLIVEYRNAS; encoded by the coding sequence ATGATCACCACCCCAGCTATGACCAGCGAACCACATGGCGTCGCCGCAACGCCCGAGCGCATCAGCGAGCTCTCGGGTTTGCTCCAGAGCCGCATCAAGGCGACCGTCACAGAGATAGAGCGGATCAACCTCAATACGCGCCTCCTCGCCTTCAATGCCCAGATCGAGGCCGCCAGGGCGGGAGTGGCCGGGATTTCCTTCAACGTCGTCAGCGGCGAAATGGTCAAGCTCGCGGAAAGCATCCAGCAGGCGACCTCCACGATTGCCAAGGAATCGGAGTCACTGGCGGGGGAACTCGCGGCGATCAGCCGGGAGCTTGCCACCTCCGTGCGGGGCACCCGCCTGGCCGATCTTGCCTATACCAACATCGAGCTGATCGACCGCAACTTGTATGAGCGTTCGTGCGACTGCCGCTGGTGGGCGACGGATGGCGCGGTGGTTTCGGTCCTCGAGGGCGGCCACGGGGATGCGTCCGTCGTGGCTTCCTCCGAAGAGCGGCTCGCGGTGATCCTCAAGGCCTATACCGTGTATTTCGACATTGTCGTCGCCGACACCAAGGGACGCATCGTGGCCAACGGGCATCCGGGCCTCTACAAGGTAAAGGGTCTCGATTGTTCCTCCGAGCCATGGTTTGTGACCGCGATGGGCAAGGCCTCGGGCGATGATTTCGGTTTTCAGTCGGTTCATGCCTCGGCCTTGGCCGCCCAGCAGCGCGCGCTCATCTACTCCTGCAAAGTGGGCAGAGGCGGACGCGCCGACCGCGAGACGATTGGCGTCTTGGGCGTGGTGTTTCGTTGGGATGCGCTCGCCCAGACCATCGTCAACGCCACGCCCATCGACCCCGAGTCGAGGGCAAAGACCCTGATCGCAATCGTGGATGACGAGCGGCGGATTCTGGCGGCGACGGACGAGGCCCTGCTCGGCAAGAGCTTCGAGACGGCCGACGCCGAGGAGATCTTCTCCCGGGAAAAGACCAGCATGGTCGGCACGGTTTTCGGCCGCCCCGCCCTGATCGCGCATGCGCTTTCGCCCGGCTATGAGACCTACCGCACCGGCTGGCACTCATTGATCGTGGAATACCGGAACGCCTCGTGA
- the hflX gene encoding GTPase HflX: MADFLTETPSTDDTKRCERAFLVGIQTPQMIPGEGAELLDELHELVENLGIAIVGRELVNLRSATPATLLGKGKTGEIIAAARAIDSDLIVIDETLTPAQQRNWEEESNIAVIDREEVILDIFADRARTREAVLQVALARMEYSLPRLTRAWTHLSRQRGAGKLGGEGETQLEQDRRIVRDRITHLRHELAEVVRQRGVQRNRRMRVPVPTASIVGYTNAGKSTLLNHLTGSGVLAENKLFATLDPTTRQLLLPNHQKILLTDTVGFIRRLPHRLVESFKATLEEVIVADFLIHLVDLSNPNFEKHHATTLSVLDELGAAGKTIITAFNKTDLAPEDVRTRARHLASDACFISARTGDGVPALLARCSELIADKFGSVELLIPHARYDVVAKLHALGHVQQEEQLDEGVRIHGRFPPSQHVLYAPFVVGK, translated from the coding sequence ATGGCCGATTTTTTAACCGAAACACCCTCCACCGACGATACGAAACGCTGCGAGCGCGCCTTTCTCGTCGGCATACAGACCCCGCAAATGATCCCCGGCGAGGGGGCCGAACTTCTGGACGAACTCCACGAACTCGTGGAAAACCTCGGCATCGCCATCGTCGGGCGCGAACTGGTCAACCTCCGTTCCGCCACGCCCGCCACGCTGCTCGGCAAGGGCAAGACCGGCGAGATCATCGCCGCCGCGCGCGCCATCGACTCCGACCTCATCGTCATCGACGAAACCCTCACCCCCGCGCAGCAGCGCAACTGGGAGGAGGAATCGAACATTGCCGTCATCGACCGCGAGGAGGTCATCCTCGACATTTTCGCCGACCGCGCCCGCACCCGCGAGGCCGTGCTCCAAGTCGCGCTCGCCCGCATGGAATACTCGCTGCCGCGCCTCACCCGCGCGTGGACGCACCTCTCGCGCCAGCGCGGCGCCGGCAAGCTCGGCGGCGAGGGCGAGACGCAGCTCGAGCAGGACCGCCGCATCGTCCGCGACCGCATCACGCACCTGCGCCACGAACTCGCCGAGGTCGTCCGCCAGCGCGGCGTGCAGCGCAATCGCCGCATGCGGGTGCCCGTGCCCACCGCGTCCATCGTCGGCTACACCAACGCCGGCAAGTCCACGCTCCTCAACCACCTCACCGGCTCCGGCGTCCTCGCCGAAAACAAACTTTTCGCCACGCTCGACCCCACCACGCGCCAGCTTCTGCTGCCCAATCACCAGAAAATTCTGCTCACCGACACCGTCGGTTTCATCCGGCGCCTCCCGCACCGCCTCGTCGAGTCCTTCAAGGCCACGCTGGAGGAGGTCATTGTCGCCGATTTTCTCATTCACCTCGTCGATCTCTCGAATCCGAATTTCGAGAAACACCACGCCACCACGCTCTCCGTCCTCGACGAACTCGGCGCCGCCGGGAAGACTATCATCACCGCGTTCAACAAGACCGATCTCGCGCCCGAGGACGTCCGCACCCGCGCCCGCCATCTGGCGTCCGACGCGTGTTTCATCAGCGCGCGCACCGGCGATGGCGTTCCCGCGCTCCTCGCGCGCTGCTCCGAACTCATCGCGGACAAGTTCGGGTCGGTCGAGCTGCTCATCCCGCACGCGCGTTACGACGTGGTCGCCAAACTTCACGCGCTCGGCCACGTGCAGCAGGAGGAACAGCTCGACGAAGGCGTCCGCATTCACGGGCGTTTTCCGCCCTCGCAGCACGTCCTCTACGCGCCGTTTGTGGTCGGGAAATAA
- a CDS encoding sodium-translocating pyrophosphatase produces MAALFLVAFFTLPAFAQSGEGGAATADAHGHATFKFFSLFSDPKYTQLEVIALLAVLGIAVAGLLYALLLVRQVRNADQGTPRMQAVAAAVREGADAYLSAQFRKIGWLIVILTVVLFFTTQSDLLAFKIGRAGAFLVGSLFSWCVGFVGMRLATTGNLRVAAAARHSYGEAMQLGYRTGTITGMLTDGLGLLGGTLIFMAYGEQAYEALLGFGFGGTLLALFMRVGGGIYTKAADVGADLVGKVEKNVPEDDPRNAATIADNVGDNVGDCAGMASDIFESYEVTIVAAMILGLASFGHKGVIFPLLVRGIGVLGSIISTYTVKAGPNDTSDTALKSVHRGFWIGSIISVIGFFALGAVYLKFDADYLAHNPVSLAGFPAGGASALPVWATFGMENTDMRPVLTCLIGVILAIALNKVTSYFTHTSHAPVKGLAKSCQTGHATNIIQGFAVGYESTVASAVVIGGAILLSLLCYIGTPPLFVAYGVAMTGIGMLTLTGNTISMDVFGPVADNANGIGEMGYDAEEMEKKEKGSYRRARQILADLDAVGNTTKAETKGIAIGSAVIAAVSLFASFIAVIAVGSEDKINLMTTEQYLVEAGKLTVAHPMVFIGFLIGGAVPFLFSSMLIRAVGRAAFLIVKECREQFLDKEIWAGTKKPNYGRVVDICTATAQKELIGPGFLAILTPIAVGFLLGTQALGGFLAGMIVVGQLLAVFMANAGGAWDNAKKLIEDGHYGGKGSEAHKAAITGDTVGDPLKDTAGPAINPLIKVMNMVSLIALGLVIKYNVVAPSGGGAGRIIGIIVSIVCIAIIGWAVWQSKRESKEMQEIERQLEANARSGDAS; encoded by the coding sequence ATGGCGGCCCTATTCCTGGTGGCGTTTTTCACGCTGCCAGCCTTTGCGCAAAGCGGGGAGGGCGGTGCAGCCACAGCGGATGCTCACGGTCACGCCACATTCAAGTTTTTCAGTCTTTTCAGCGACCCGAAGTACACGCAGCTCGAAGTCATCGCGCTCCTTGCCGTGCTCGGCATTGCCGTTGCCGGACTGCTGTATGCGCTGCTGCTCGTGCGCCAGGTCAGGAACGCCGATCAGGGCACCCCACGCATGCAGGCGGTGGCCGCCGCTGTTCGCGAAGGCGCCGATGCCTATCTCTCCGCCCAGTTTCGCAAAATAGGATGGCTCATCGTGATTCTCACGGTCGTGCTCTTTTTTACGACGCAGAGCGACTTGCTGGCCTTCAAAATCGGGCGTGCCGGCGCTTTTTTGGTCGGTTCGCTCTTTAGCTGGTGCGTGGGTTTTGTCGGCATGCGGCTGGCGACAACCGGCAATCTTCGCGTCGCCGCGGCCGCGCGGCATTCCTACGGCGAGGCGATGCAACTCGGCTATCGCACCGGCACGATCACCGGCATGCTGACCGATGGCCTCGGATTGCTCGGCGGCACGCTCATTTTCATGGCCTATGGTGAGCAAGCCTACGAGGCGCTGCTCGGTTTCGGCTTCGGCGGCACGCTGCTTGCGCTGTTCATGCGCGTCGGCGGCGGCATCTACACCAAGGCCGCCGATGTGGGCGCCGACCTTGTGGGCAAAGTGGAAAAAAATGTTCCCGAGGATGACCCGCGCAATGCTGCCACCATCGCGGACAACGTCGGCGACAACGTCGGTGATTGCGCCGGCATGGCCTCCGATATTTTCGAGAGCTACGAGGTCACCATCGTCGCGGCGATGATCCTCGGTCTCGCCAGCTTTGGGCACAAAGGCGTCATTTTCCCGCTGCTCGTGCGCGGCATCGGCGTGCTGGGCTCGATCATCTCGACCTACACCGTCAAGGCGGGCCCCAACGACACCTCCGACACCGCGCTCAAGAGCGTGCATCGCGGCTTCTGGATTGGCTCGATCATTTCCGTGATCGGCTTTTTTGCCCTCGGTGCGGTGTACCTCAAATTTGACGCCGACTACCTCGCGCACAATCCCGTTTCCCTGGCCGGTTTTCCCGCCGGCGGCGCCTCCGCGCTCCCTGTCTGGGCCACCTTCGGCATGGAGAACACTGACATGCGCCCGGTCCTCACCTGCCTCATCGGCGTCATTCTCGCCATCGCGCTTAACAAGGTGACCAGCTACTTCACCCATACCTCGCACGCGCCCGTCAAAGGCCTGGCAAAAAGCTGCCAGACTGGCCACGCCACCAACATCATCCAAGGTTTCGCCGTGGGTTATGAAAGCACCGTCGCCTCGGCCGTTGTCATCGGGGGCGCGATCCTGCTCTCCCTGCTCTGTTACATCGGCACCCCGCCGCTTTTCGTCGCGTATGGCGTCGCCATGACCGGCATCGGCATGCTCACCCTGACCGGCAACACCATCTCGATGGATGTCTTCGGCCCGGTGGCCGACAACGCCAATGGCATCGGCGAGATGGGCTACGATGCCGAGGAGATGGAGAAAAAGGAAAAAGGCTCCTACCGGCGCGCCCGCCAGATTCTGGCCGACCTCGATGCCGTCGGCAACACCACCAAGGCCGAAACCAAGGGCATCGCGATCGGTTCCGCGGTCATCGCCGCCGTGTCCCTGTTCGCCTCATTCATCGCGGTCATCGCGGTCGGGAGCGAGGACAAGATCAACTTGATGACGACCGAGCAATACCTGGTGGAGGCGGGCAAACTCACGGTTGCGCACCCCATGGTGTTCATCGGGTTTCTGATCGGCGGCGCGGTGCCGTTCCTTTTCAGTTCGATGCTCATCCGTGCGGTCGGACGCGCCGCCTTCCTGATCGTGAAGGAATGCCGTGAGCAGTTTCTCGACAAGGAGATCTGGGCCGGCACGAAAAAACCCAATTATGGCCGGGTCGTCGATATTTGCACGGCCACCGCCCAAAAGGAACTCATCGGCCCGGGCTTTCTCGCCATCCTCACCCCCATCGCGGTCGGCTTCCTGCTCGGCACGCAGGCGCTCGGCGGCTTCCTCGCCGGCATGATCGTGGTCGGGCAACTCCTGGCCGTGTTCATGGCCAATGCCGGAGGCGCCTGGGACAACGCCAAGAAACTTATCGAGGACGGCCACTATGGCGGCAAAGGCTCCGAGGCGCACAAGGCCGCCATCACGGGTGACACCGTGGGCGATCCGCTCAAGGATACCGCCGGTCCCGCCATCAATCCTCTCATCAAGGTGATGAACATGGTCAGCCTGATCGCACTCGGCCTGGTCATCAAATACAACGTGGTCGCTCCCTCGGGAGGAGGCGCGGGCCGGATCATCGGCATCATCGTATCGATTGTGTGCATCGCGATCATTGGCTGGGCGGTCTGGCAAAGCAAACGGGAGTCCAAGGAGATGCAGGAAATAGAGCGTCAGCTCGAGGCGAACGCCCGCAGCGGTGACGCATCCTGA
- a CDS encoding phosphatase PAP2 family protein yields MQNRPRTIVETLRSHWRDKLVTALGTGLVMGIVFRTLQRLPYDEVTMRDDCVSWDWLPFSHLWFWPYVSMFALVGLAWLSLRGQAEIKRFSLAMLGSAAVAWVFFIGWPTQCSRPYFASPHWLYRLVTTVDAPLNCFPSLHASMSLFAAIVLTRPGAIFASAAGRAAIWTWTVLITLSIVATRQHTGVDVLAGWILGGAAAAWFALRRQQAGNAVAT; encoded by the coding sequence ATGCAAAACCGTCCGCGCACAATCGTCGAAACCCTTCGCAGCCATTGGCGTGACAAACTCGTCACGGCCCTCGGCACGGGGCTTGTCATGGGTATCGTGTTTCGCACGCTCCAGCGGCTGCCTTACGACGAGGTGACGATGCGCGACGATTGCGTGTCGTGGGACTGGCTGCCGTTCTCGCATCTGTGGTTCTGGCCCTATGTGTCGATGTTCGCGCTTGTCGGGCTCGCCTGGCTGTCGTTGCGCGGGCAGGCGGAAATCAAGCGCTTTTCCCTGGCCATGCTCGGTTCGGCGGCGGTGGCGTGGGTGTTTTTTATCGGCTGGCCCACGCAATGCTCGCGGCCCTATTTCGCCTCGCCGCACTGGCTTTACCGCCTGGTCACCACGGTGGATGCGCCGCTCAACTGTTTTCCCAGCCTGCATGCCTCGATGAGCCTGTTCGCGGCCATCGTGCTCACGCGCCCGGGCGCGATTTTTGCGTCGGCCGCCGGGCGGGCCGCCATCTGGACGTGGACCGTGCTCATCACGCTGTCCATCGTCGCGACACGCCAGCACACGGGCGTGGATGTATTGGCAGGATGGATACTCGGGGGCGCCGCCGCCGCATGGTTCGCCCTGCGCCGGCAGCAGGCGGGCAACGCGGTGGCGACCTGA
- a CDS encoding DedA family protein — MDLIKKLIDFILHIDRHLAEIITQYGLWTYGVLFLIIFAETGFVVTPFLPGDSLLFAAGAFCAKPETGLNVHIMALLLWAAAVLGDTVNYWIGAKIGPKVFTREDSFLLRKKHLERAHAFFEKYGGRAIILARFVPIVRTFVPFVAGVGKMSYAHFITYNVVGGFAWIYAFTYAGYKFGELPFVQRNFKLVIIAIILISVIPILVEFIRAWREARRRKTV, encoded by the coding sequence ATTGATCTCATCAAAAAGCTCATCGACTTCATTCTTCACATCGACCGGCACCTCGCGGAGATCATCACGCAATACGGCTTGTGGACCTACGGCGTGCTTTTCCTGATTATCTTTGCCGAGACGGGGTTTGTCGTGACGCCATTTCTGCCGGGCGACTCGCTGCTTTTTGCCGCCGGCGCGTTTTGCGCCAAGCCCGAGACGGGGCTGAACGTGCATATCATGGCGCTCCTGCTCTGGGCGGCCGCCGTGCTCGGCGACACCGTGAATTACTGGATCGGGGCAAAAATCGGCCCGAAGGTGTTTACGCGCGAGGATTCGTTCTTGTTGCGCAAAAAACACTTGGAGCGCGCCCATGCGTTTTTCGAGAAATACGGCGGACGCGCCATCATCCTCGCCCGGTTTGTGCCCATCGTGCGCACCTTCGTGCCGTTTGTCGCCGGCGTGGGGAAAATGTCCTATGCGCATTTCATCACCTATAATGTTGTGGGAGGCTTTGCGTGGATCTACGCCTTCACCTATGCGGGATACAAGTTCGGCGAACTGCCGTTTGTGCAGCGCAACTTCAAGCTGGTCATTATCGCCATCATCCTGATCTCGGTCATCCCGATCCTAGTCGAGTTTATCCGCGCATGGCGCGAGGCGCGCCGCCGGAAAACCGTTTGA
- a CDS encoding small basic protein, with protein sequence MSQHKSLQGPRGLVIKRNVLKRFERIETLKKRGQWKDGDRVTGLRKTKPDA encoded by the coding sequence ATGTCCCAGCACAAAAGCCTCCAAGGCCCCCGTGGTCTCGTCATAAAGCGCAATGTCCTGAAACGTTTCGAGCGCATCGAAACGCTCAAGAAACGCGGCCAGTGGAAGGATGGCGACCGCGTGACCGGTCTCCGCAAGACCAAACCCGACGCCTGA
- the cutA gene encoding divalent-cation tolerance protein CutA yields MSLLVGWTALSTRPEAEALARGLVGARLAACVQIDGPVVSVYEWRGRIEQAEEFRLCVKFVPARAAGIEAWLRDHHPYDTPEWVVVRAEHVAEKYLSWARTNSTSAPL; encoded by the coding sequence ATGAGTTTGCTTGTCGGCTGGACCGCGCTTTCCACCCGCCCCGAGGCGGAGGCGCTTGCGCGCGGGCTGGTCGGGGCGAGGCTGGCCGCGTGTGTGCAGATCGACGGCCCCGTTGTCTCGGTTTACGAGTGGCGGGGGCGGATCGAGCAGGCGGAGGAGTTTCGCCTTTGCGTGAAGTTTGTCCCCGCCCGCGCCGCCGGGATCGAGGCGTGGCTGCGCGATCACCATCCCTATGACACGCCCGAGTGGGTCGTCGTGCGCGCCGAACATGTCGCGGAAAAATACTTGTCATGGGCGCGGACGAACTCTACTTCTGCGCCCCTTTAA
- a CDS encoding cupin domain-containing protein — MKKANQNTIAWEDDVSPKGKFAVTVKNLTRATGGPKDTGPWGGGHPFDVELVRVPPGKTNWPLHAHAAQWEAYIVVSGRGHARTESGSERIEAGDYVVHPPGEAHQFINDGSEDLVYYVIADNPRADVIYYPDSQKYFAKPQRKMFVREVDYFEGEE; from the coding sequence ATGAAAAAAGCGAACCAGAACACAATCGCCTGGGAGGATGATGTTTCGCCGAAAGGCAAATTTGCCGTGACGGTGAAAAACCTGACGCGCGCCACCGGCGGCCCGAAAGACACCGGACCCTGGGGCGGCGGGCATCCCTTCGACGTGGAGCTCGTGCGCGTGCCGCCGGGAAAAACCAACTGGCCGTTGCATGCGCACGCCGCCCAATGGGAGGCGTATATCGTCGTCTCCGGGCGCGGGCACGCGCGCACGGAGTCGGGGAGCGAGCGGATCGAGGCGGGCGATTATGTCGTGCATCCGCCGGGCGAGGCGCATCAGTTCATCAACGACGGCAGTGAGGACTTGGTTTATTACGTCATCGCCGATAACCCGCGCGCCGACGTGATTTATTATCCTGATTCCCAAAAGTATTTCGCAAAACCGCAGCGGAAGATGTTCGTGCGCGAGGTGGATTATTTCGAGGGCGAGGAGTAG